In the genome of Deinococcus planocerae, one region contains:
- a CDS encoding NCS2 family permease — TVSREMRAGLTTFLTMSYILFVNPQVLSAAINVPNAFVQLLMTTALAAAFGSLVMGLVAKYPFAQAPGMGLNAFFAFTVVQGLGVPWQTALGAVFISGILFVLLSVLGARQAIVRAIPTSLKFAITGGIGAFLAFLGLRSAGLVVSNEATLLGLGSLRAPTVWLALLGLVIAAVLMSRRVTGAILWSILATTAIAIATGAAVYAGGENGALRAFPGFSGAFLGIFGTPVWPSSLVGQLDIAGALGLGLLSVVFTFFFVDFFDATGTLTGLAQRAGYLDAQGDMPRARRTFAMDGLAAMFGAFVGTSTTTAYVESASGIGEGGRTGLTAVTVGVLFLLAMFLWPLAAAIPGAATAPALILVGALMMEGVRHVDWDDISEGLPAFLTVIAMPLTFSIANGVSLGVISYCAIKLLSGRARQVSPILYVVAALLLARYIWLG; from the coding sequence ACCGTCTCGCGCGAGATGAGGGCGGGCCTGACGACCTTCCTCACGATGAGCTACATCCTCTTCGTGAACCCGCAGGTGCTGTCCGCGGCGATCAACGTGCCCAACGCCTTCGTGCAGCTCCTGATGACCACCGCCCTCGCCGCCGCCTTCGGCTCGCTGGTGATGGGTTTGGTCGCCAAGTACCCCTTCGCCCAGGCGCCCGGCATGGGTTTGAACGCCTTTTTCGCCTTCACGGTGGTACAGGGGCTGGGCGTGCCCTGGCAGACCGCCCTCGGTGCGGTCTTCATCAGCGGCATCCTGTTCGTGCTCCTCAGCGTTCTTGGCGCGCGGCAGGCCATCGTGCGGGCCATCCCCACCTCGCTGAAGTTCGCGATCACGGGCGGGATCGGGGCCTTTCTGGCCTTCCTGGGGCTGCGCAGCGCCGGGCTGGTCGTCAGCAACGAGGCGACCCTGCTCGGGCTGGGCTCGCTGCGGGCCCCGACGGTGTGGCTGGCCCTGCTCGGCCTGGTCATCGCCGCCGTGTTGATGAGCCGCCGGGTGACCGGCGCCATCTTGTGGAGCATCCTCGCGACCACCGCCATCGCCATCGCCACCGGCGCCGCCGTGTATGCGGGGGGGGAGAACGGGGCCCTGCGGGCCTTCCCCGGGTTCAGCGGCGCCTTCCTGGGCATCTTCGGCACGCCGGTCTGGCCCTCCTCCCTCGTCGGACAGCTCGACATCGCGGGGGCGCTTGGCCTGGGGCTCCTCAGCGTCGTGTTCACCTTCTTCTTCGTGGACTTCTTCGACGCGACCGGCACCCTGACGGGCCTCGCCCAGCGCGCGGGCTACCTCGACGCCCAGGGGGACATGCCCCGCGCGCGCCGGACCTTCGCGATGGACGGGCTGGCCGCTATGTTCGGCGCCTTCGTGGGCACGAGCACGACCACCGCCTATGTGGAGTCGGCGAGCGGCATCGGGGAGGGCGGGCGCACGGGGCTGACCGCCGTGACGGTGGGGGTGCTCTTCCTCCTCGCCATGTTCCTGTGGCCGCTCGCCGCCGCGATTCCGGGAGCCGCCACCGCGCCCGCCCTGATCCTGGTCGGCGCCCTGATGATGGAGGGCGTGCGCCATGTGGACTGGGACGACATCAGCGAAGGGTTGCCCGCCTTCCTGACGGTGATTGCCATGCCGCTGACCTTCTCCATCGCCAACGGGGTGTCCCTGGGCGTGATCAGCTACTGCGCCATCAAGCTGCTGAGCGGGCGGGCGCGGCAGGTCAGCCCCATCCTCTATGTCGTGGCGGCCCTGCTCCTCGCCCGTTACATCTGGCTGGGCG